From the Methanobacterium sp. CWC-01 genome, the window CTCATTGAAGCAGCAGTTCCCATCCCGGTTACAGTTAAAGGTGATCAAATAAGATTAATACAGAAGGAGGCAGACTAATGGCAAGTGAAACCGTAGAAATTCTCATAGACGGCGGAAAAGCCACTCCAGGACCACCCTTAGGTCCCGCTATTGGACCCCTGGGCATCAACATGATGCAAGTGGTGGAACAGATCAATCAAAAAACAGCAGACTTTGATGGTATGAAAGTGCCAGTGAAGATCATTGTAGATTCCTCTACCAAGGAATTCCAAGTGGAAGTGGGAACACCCCCAACCACCGCACTGATCATGGACGAATTGAAAATCGAGAAAGGATCCCAGGATCCCGGGCTGGAAAAGGTGGCTGACCTCAAAATGGAACAGGCCCTTAAGATTGCCCGGATGAAATTCGATGCCCTCCTGTCACCGAATTACAAAAACGCTGCCAAGGAGATCATTGGTACCTGCGTGAGTATGGGAATTACCGTTGAGGGTAAAGACCCCCGTGAAGTCCAGAAAGAAGTGGATGAAGGAGTCTACGACAGTGTACTGGTGCAGAAATCGTGAATTTCATAAATGATTCATTAATGAGATAATTAAACCAAAAATGGCATTCACATCAGAATACGTTGAACTTTTCACCTGAGAAGTTCATGGAGGAATTGGATGAAACAAGAGATCTTAGAAGCGGTGAAGAAGGCTAAGGAAGAAGCAAAGCCGAGAAACTTCACACAATCCGTTGATGTGGTAATCACCATCAAGGATTTAGACGTGAGAAAGCCAGAAAACCGCATAGACGAAGAAGTGTTTCTCCCTAATGGAAGAGGAAAACCGGTTAAGATCGCCTTTATAGCCGACGGTGAACTGGCCCTTCTGGCCAAAAATGCCGGGGCTGATCTGGTGATCAACAAGGCCGACTTGGAAGAACTGGGTAAAGACCGTAAAGAGGCAAAAAAGATGGCTAACCGTCACGATTTCTTCGTGGCCCAGGCCGATATGATGCCCCTGGTGGGTAGGTTCCTGGGACCTGTTT encodes:
- a CDS encoding 50S ribosomal protein L11, producing the protein MASETVEILIDGGKATPGPPLGPAIGPLGINMMQVVEQINQKTADFDGMKVPVKIIVDSSTKEFQVEVGTPPTTALIMDELKIEKGSQDPGLEKVADLKMEQALKIARMKFDALLSPNYKNAAKEIIGTCVSMGITVEGKDPREVQKEVDEGVYDSVLVQKS
- a CDS encoding 50S ribosomal protein L1, which encodes MKQEILEAVKKAKEEAKPRNFTQSVDVVITIKDLDVRKPENRIDEEVFLPNGRGKPVKIAFIADGELALLAKNAGADLVINKADLEELGKDRKEAKKMANRHDFFVAQADMMPLVGRFLGPVLGPRKKMPKPVPASAKPEPLMEKLKGTVKVRIKDQPVVQALVGSQEMGDEDIADNIEAVLGVLDQKLEKGRSQIKSMYVKTTMGPVARVI